One Argentina anserina chromosome 6, drPotAnse1.1, whole genome shotgun sequence genomic window, TAACACAGAGAAACTAAATCAGTTTAATCCTTAAAGCACTTACAAAGTTACAAGCTGGTTTCTTATCTTGATGTATTTCCTAAGCATAGATGTGAATGTCAAGCACAACAAGGAACAGAATCATAAGCAAACCGTAGATTACAGTGTGCAAGAACATGGAGGCAATGTTGGTCTTCATGTTCATGAATGCGAAGGGACGCTCCTTCCCCGGCATTTGAAACACCAATCCTGGTGACAAAAATGCAAACAGCGCTGAAGCTATCAGCAGAGCAGCATAGTCTCTCATCCTCAATGAAGTCTTCTCAGTTTGATCAGCTAGCTCCTTACTTTGCAGTTTGCACAACTCAAGCTGAGcagaagaataaaaataacagaGAAAGGGCATATAAAAAAGGCTTTGGATGCCAACTAGTGAGTTTAAGTCCTTATAAGAGGGAATAGGAATCCCATGATTAAAGCACCAAGAATTTTCAACCATCCACTCCACTTTCCCTCCTTTCTTTAAAATCTTAATCTCTTGTCATTTGCTTTGTTGGATTGTTGGATAAGGGAAGAGCATCATTTTCTATTGTTTTCAAGGCCAAAACTCATCAACATGACTCTAATATACAAGAACTTGCATTATTAGGTTGTCTGCAATCACTAGAAGCtccattagcattcaagagttgGCTGTTACATGATTCAATCACTATCCTTTTCACAAATTAAGGGCTGGCAACAACTTGTCCCTATTCAACTTTCTTTGGAATTTCATTCATTTCAATCAAGTTTAgtcaaataagaaaagaataaaaaaagatgaagaagctTTGAACTCAGTGGGGGTGCTTCATTATTCCTTTATTCCAAAAACCAAATGCATGGTTTTATTCTGTAACGCAAAGCAGACAACCAAACCTTCAGACTAGCTTCCACACCGTTCCACCTTAGTCGCTTACAATTCAGAATCCCAAGTGTCTTTTATGATAAACACACAAAACTAAAGCCTCTCACTTCGTCCTCATCCTCATTCTGTCACTAAAGGCTTCCATCTTTAGATCTCATTCCGACCCAGTTTGGTTTTTGAAGCTTTAAACTTGAAGGAAATGGCGGACTGGGGTCCAGTACTGATTGGGGTGGTGCTGTTTATCCTGCTGCAACCGGGACTACTCTTCTCGTTGCCCGGA contains:
- the LOC126800608 gene encoding uncharacterized protein LOC126800608 → MPFLCYFYSSAQLELCKLQSKELADQTEKTSLRMRDYAALLIASALFAFLSPGLVFQMPGKERPFAFMNMKTNIASMFLHTVIYGLLMILFLVVLDIHIYA